The Deltaproteobacteria bacterium genome has a window encoding:
- a CDS encoding nucleotide exchange factor GrpE, whose amino-acid sequence MQKPPANPVMPPTAADQKISNLEGRIKELEKSLQEMKGSYLLARADLDNYKKRAVKERDEFVQFMSERLLRELLDVKDHLELALDHAKGATNIKTLHDGVELTLKQMQQFMEKFGVSELSAIGQKFDPNFHEAIHEEVVDGEGGKVIQEHQKGYLFNGRLLRPARVVVSKEKNH is encoded by the coding sequence ATGCAAAAACCACCTGCGAATCCTGTGATGCCACCAACCGCTGCGGATCAGAAGATCTCCAACCTTGAGGGAAGGATCAAGGAACTCGAGAAGAGTCTTCAGGAGATGAAGGGGAGTTATCTCTTGGCCCGGGCCGATCTGGATAACTACAAGAAACGGGCGGTGAAGGAGAGAGACGAGTTTGTTCAATTTATGAGTGAGCGGTTGCTGCGTGAACTCCTTGATGTGAAAGACCATCTGGAGCTTGCCCTCGATCATGCGAAGGGGGCGACCAATATCAAAACGTTGCATGATGGTGTGGAATTGACACTGAAACAGATGCAACAGTTTATGGAAAAATTTGGTGTCTCTGAACTTTCTGCTATTGGGCAAAAATTTGATCCCAATTTTCATGAGGCGATTCATGAGGAGGTTGTGGACGGGGAAGGGGGGAAGGTCATCCAGGAACATCAGAAGGGGTATCTTTTTAATGGTCGGCTCTTGAGGCCGGCACGTGTTGTTGTCTCCAAAGAAAAGAATCATTGA
- the thiL gene encoding thiamine-phosphate kinase yields MNLKSLGEFGLIKRLTARIPKKNRYLRLGVGDDCAIIPFSKTKDLLITTDMLIEGHHFRTGWLSMRQIGRKGMLVNISDIAAMGGVPRFAVISVGLPVRLSVKDAEELFRGVQEIAKKTGVMIVGGDTNRSEKLILNITLLGEVEKGRGLTRSGAHSGDRIYVTGRLGDAALALSRRRHHEPPLRLAIGQFLLRRKIATACIDVSDGLLGDLGHILEESRVGAVIEANRIPGKSPLKLRCSGGEDYELLFTVPPRVKVPKKIHGVPATLIGTILPLKEGRRMIDPNGQKNRWPKKTGFLHF; encoded by the coding sequence ATGAATCTCAAATCACTCGGTGAATTTGGGTTAATCAAGAGACTGACGGCGAGGATTCCAAAGAAGAACCGATATTTGCGGCTCGGGGTCGGGGACGATTGTGCAATTATTCCATTCTCAAAGACAAAAGACCTCCTGATCACGACTGACATGCTAATTGAAGGACATCACTTCCGGACTGGCTGGTTATCGATGCGACAGATCGGACGGAAGGGGATGCTCGTGAACATCTCGGACATCGCTGCGATGGGGGGAGTGCCACGATTTGCGGTTATTTCGGTCGGATTGCCAGTTCGTCTCTCGGTGAAAGATGCGGAGGAACTTTTTCGAGGGGTTCAGGAGATCGCCAAAAAGACCGGTGTCATGATAGTCGGAGGGGACACGAACCGGTCTGAAAAACTGATTCTCAATATCACCCTCCTGGGTGAGGTGGAAAAGGGAAGGGGGCTGACCCGATCGGGTGCCCATTCCGGGGATCGTATTTATGTAACCGGCCGATTGGGAGACGCCGCCCTAGCACTTTCAAGGCGACGGCATCATGAACCGCCACTCCGACTCGCGATTGGACAATTTCTTTTAAGAAGAAAGATTGCCACCGCCTGTATCGACGTGAGCGATGGTTTACTGGGGGATCTGGGACATATCTTGGAGGAGAGCCGGGTTGGTGCCGTGATTGAGGCCAACCGCATTCCAGGGAAATCACCTTTAAAATTAAGATGTTCCGGTGGAGAAGATTATGAGCTCCTCTTTACTGTGCCGCCACGCGTCAAGGTTCCCAAGAAAATTCATGGAGTCCCGGCCACCCTCATTGGTACAATACTCCCCTTAAAGGAAGGTCGCCGGATGATCGATCCGAACGGGCAAAAAAATCGCTGGCCGAAAAAAACCGGCTTCCTTCATTTTTAA
- a CDS encoding penicillin-binding protein activator codes for MKFLSQIIVLFLFVGCASMQKQPTYTRLLKTPEIEQSFQKAEQILFDKRRDEAAQAYQNFIKTTPYNYYTPKAHYRLGELHLLREEWSQAVPHYRESLKRGIFPEWGTKSIYQLAICHYRLGNYNETFAMLDRLPKDTEAELWVKAGSLRVKAARQKKDSFEEIKGHLELVEGYSLLSPSEWQIGELAWVIDQPQAIQAVRGWVDAKGTDIREVKRTEKHFQERGVGGYPLWKLAKVSHERGDYESAAHSAQSYLERYPKHEYVRVAQKLLAELGKRETGVHTRIGVLVPLSGKYSVYGESALHGIECAAGVYAPCRSETEVVLEVRDSEGDPKKAIEIAQELAADPEIIGLIGPMSQAESEQLAPVVESLQIPTIALSQSMDLPAKGDFIFRNFLTVADQVATLVDYACNKKGLKKFAILYAKNQVGEEYLKQFEEQVKECGGELVGKEAYTPTSDNLLNPLRALKNSRESYAVDSNQVSFEALFFPDTFRRVPDLIGSLQFLNMTGFALLGGAGWNHPDLAQVSTGGFTEMTFVDGFFPDSGEFVAKDFVASFQAAYGIEPTLLEAYGYDTMRFLIDILKRRPDVSRFDLQDELADLKNFPGVTGNISFDRVGDARRRLFVLTVKEGTIQELR; via the coding sequence TTGAAATTTCTTTCTCAAATCATTGTCCTCTTTTTATTCGTCGGCTGTGCGTCGATGCAGAAGCAGCCGACCTACACGCGTCTTCTTAAGACCCCCGAAATTGAACAGTCCTTTCAGAAGGCGGAACAGATTCTTTTTGACAAGAGACGGGACGAAGCGGCCCAAGCCTACCAAAATTTTATCAAGACCACGCCGTATAATTATTACACGCCGAAGGCCCACTACCGCCTTGGCGAGCTTCATCTGTTGCGGGAGGAGTGGAGTCAGGCGGTTCCTCACTATCGGGAATCTCTGAAGAGGGGGATATTCCCGGAGTGGGGGACAAAATCGATTTATCAATTGGCGATCTGTCACTACCGGCTTGGAAATTACAATGAGACATTTGCGATGCTCGATCGCTTGCCGAAGGATACCGAGGCGGAGCTTTGGGTGAAGGCAGGGTCACTTCGCGTGAAGGCGGCGAGACAGAAAAAGGATAGTTTTGAAGAGATCAAAGGTCATCTCGAATTGGTGGAGGGGTATTCGCTCCTGTCTCCTTCGGAATGGCAGATCGGTGAGCTTGCGTGGGTCATTGATCAACCCCAGGCGATCCAGGCGGTGAGGGGATGGGTCGATGCGAAGGGGACCGATATCCGGGAAGTCAAGAGAACCGAGAAGCATTTTCAGGAGAGGGGTGTTGGTGGTTATCCGCTTTGGAAATTGGCGAAGGTCTCTCACGAGAGAGGGGACTATGAATCGGCTGCCCATTCCGCCCAATCGTATCTCGAAAGATATCCGAAGCATGAATATGTGCGAGTGGCCCAGAAGCTCTTGGCGGAGTTAGGGAAGAGAGAGACCGGTGTCCATACACGTATCGGTGTCCTAGTTCCACTTTCGGGAAAATATTCAGTCTATGGAGAGTCTGCCCTTCATGGGATCGAGTGTGCGGCAGGGGTCTATGCCCCTTGTCGGAGTGAGACGGAGGTGGTTCTCGAGGTTCGAGATAGCGAAGGGGATCCCAAGAAGGCGATCGAGATCGCCCAAGAACTTGCGGCAGATCCGGAGATCATCGGTTTGATCGGCCCGATGTCTCAGGCGGAATCAGAGCAGCTTGCACCGGTTGTCGAATCACTGCAGATCCCGACGATTGCGTTGTCCCAGAGCATGGATCTTCCGGCAAAGGGGGATTTCATCTTCCGGAATTTTTTAACTGTTGCGGATCAGGTGGCGACGCTTGTTGACTATGCCTGTAACAAAAAAGGACTCAAAAAGTTTGCGATCCTTTACGCCAAAAATCAGGTGGGCGAAGAGTACTTGAAACAGTTCGAAGAGCAGGTGAAGGAGTGCGGGGGTGAATTAGTCGGAAAAGAGGCCTATACACCGACCTCGGACAACCTTCTGAATCCCCTTCGGGCCCTGAAAAATTCTCGCGAAAGTTATGCCGTGGATTCGAACCAGGTTTCTTTTGAGGCGCTCTTCTTCCCGGATACCTTTCGCAGGGTTCCCGATCTGATCGGCTCGCTTCAGTTTCTCAATATGACCGGTTTTGCCCTCTTGGGAGGAGCCGGTTGGAACCACCCTGACTTGGCGCAGGTCAGCACAGGGGGTTTTACCGAGATGACGTTTGTGGATGGTTTTTTTCCTGATTCGGGTGAGTTTGTGGCGAAGGATTTTGTTGCCTCGTTTCAGGCGGCCTATGGGATCGAACCGACCCTGCTCGAGGCGTATGGTTACGACACGATGCGTTTCCTGATCGATATCTTAAAGAGACGACCGGATGTTTCCCGTTTTGACCTCCAAGATGAGCTTGCCGATCTGAAAAATTTTCCTGGAGTTACCGGAAATATCTCGTTTGATCGGGTCGGCGATGCGAGGAGGAGGTTGTTTGTGCTGACGGTGAAAGAGGGGACGATTCAGGAGTTGAGATGA